CGTTCATGGGAGGGTCTTCCCGTCGAGCGGTGAGCCACTTGTAACGCTCGCCGGTCTAGGAGCCAGCCGGTTTAGGAGCCACAGGCTGAGCAGGCGCGGCGCTCGGCTTCGGGGCGGCAGGAGCGGCAGAAATCGCATTCCCCGGCAGTAGGGGCGCGCCCGCGCTGATATTGAAGGGCTGCCCAATTGCCATATTGGGCGCAGAGATGATGCCATGCTGCGCCATCAGCATCGCTGTATAGTAGCGCACAGCGTCAACTTCGCTCAACCCAAACGCCTTCAGCGCAATCAGGGAGCGCATGCGCTCGTCACGTGGGAAGATCAGCACCTTGACGGTATCGAGCGCAATCCCATAGCCAGCCAGGAACTGCTGAAGGTGCTGGAAAACAACTTGCGTCAGGTCGTGAATCTTTTCATTGACCGATTCCAGCCGCGTTACCTGAATCACCTGATTGATCGCCTGCTCAACCACCGGCCCGGCATACACGTTCACTTCAGCCGTTGTCAGCGCGTGACCTCGATAGGGCATGTGCTGGACCAGGCGCACCGCATCCTGCGCCGTGTTGACGTGAATATAATAATCTACATCATAGCTCATCTCGGCCATTTCACGCGAGAGCGCCAGCCCTCTCGTCTTCACCACCAGTTTTGCCCGATTGATGTAGAGCGCCTCGTATTGCCAGGGACTCTGACCACCGTAAAACGCCTGCTGGATCGAACCGAAAATAGGCCGCTGTGGCGTAGCGATGGGGTACTGCCCCGTCTCGAAGACGTTGAGAATGGCCCCGCGCGACTTCAAGACGCAGAAATGGTTGCTCTCCACCGTGAGCAGTGCCCCGTTCAGGATGTCGTTGCGGGGATAATGCCAGAGCAAAATCTCTGGCCCCATAATCTCTTCACCATCGGGGCCAAGGGTAGAAATAACCTGGGCTAGCGCCATGCCGGGTTCCTCCTGTTGAGCAAAAATGCTCCGCTACACAACACGTTGCTTATGTTCCTACGGCTGGCTCGGTAAAGGGATGCTCGCGGCGGCTCATACGCGCGATCACGGCAATGGGGAACACGAGCCAGGCCAGATTCGCCAGGATAACCATGACAAGCTGGGGGCTGGCGTGGGGGCCGTATATCTCTTCGGAGAGAATGATGATCACGTTCGTCATCATCACCGATGCCCAGATGATGCTGGGGATGCGTATCCAGTCTTTGCCCTTGATATACGAATAGATGGCGCAGGCGTAGAACGGGCCAAAGAAGAGCGAATCAATCCAGATGGTAGCCTTCCACCAGGGGGGCCGGGCCAGCAGCAGGGGATCATACGTGCGCCCCCACCAGTGAATCATATCAACCAGCGGCGGAGGCGGCCAGATGGGATATTGGAAATGGAACGGGTCGGGGATAATGATCTGTTCAATATCAACAATATAGGTAATAAACAATAGATTCACGAGGAAGAAAGCCACAAACAGAAGATCGAGCCGACGACGGCTCAGCGGGATTGGCGCGCGCGCGCTCCTCTTCGCTTGCTCCGGCGAACTGGCGAGCGCCGCTGTCTGTTGGGTTGACTCTGACAAGAAACCAGCTCCTTCCCTCACTCTGCATACAACTGGCTTGATACCATCATAGTCTATCAGTCAAGCGCCCTGTCTTGTCGGCTAATAGAAGCTGGCAGGTGTACTCAGCCTGGCGCGGAAGCGGGCTACCGACTCAGGGTTGGCGTCCGCGCCCACACGCGCCAGGAAGATATTGGCCGGGTCCATCAGTAAGTTGGGTTCGGTTGCATACATCTGCTCAAAGCCCATTTTCTGGAAGAGGCCGCGAATCATGGCCCCATAGCGCATGCTTCCCAACCGGGTTTGCTCTAAGTCCCAGTGCCAGGCATAGCCCAGGGCAAAGAGAATCACCTTAGCGAAATAAGCTGGCTCCAGGGCGAACTTCAGTAGTTCACCTGCCAGCCCTAATTTGCGCCAGTTGGCGCTTACCTCAATGGCAACCTCATAGAGATCGTGAATGCCTTCCCACCAGCCATCGCCCGCGCAAATGCTGACCTGCCCAACCATAACGCCTTCGGGGGTATGCGCGACCACCAGTTCAGAATCGGGCCGTGTGGCGATGCGCTTCAGCAGTTCCTGCTCTCGATCAGCGCGGCGGGCGAAGGATTGCAAGCCCTCATCGGGGATTAAACGCTCCACCAGCGAGGGAGGACACCAATCGCGCAAGAGGATCGTTCCGCGCGCCGTCTTCAGCGTTTTGACACGCGGTTCTGGCGTCTGTCCACCCAGGCGCAGCAGGTCTGGCACGCCCGCGCTGAGGGCTTCCGGGCGCACCGCCGGAAATGGCCCCTCCGGTACATGCGGATGCGCGTGTGGATACGCCTGGCGCACCTGCGCTGGTAGGAAGAGGCGGCGCGCCTGGGCCACGACGCGGCGGTTGTGGCGTTCAATTTCGGCGCGGCGCGGCTTCATCGGAAAGTCAGCCGGGTCGTCCAGAAAGCGCGGCGGCAGCGCATCCTGGCTCTCGGCCTGCCAGCGATCAAGCCAGGCAGCGGGTATCTCTTCAGGCAGCGCCCTCCCCGATAGCTCCGACCAGACCAGCGCCCAGGCTCGCGGCACAACGCGATAGATGTCGTAGCCGCCGCCGCCCAACGCCAGCCAGCGCCCCTGGCAATGCTCGTGCGCAAGCTCATGCGTCAATTTGGCCTGGGCCGCCGTCGCCTGTGTCGTCAGCGACAGGTGCGTCAACGGATCCCAGCTATGCGTATCACAGCCATGCTGGCTGACAATCACATCAGGATGAAAGGCGGCTACCAGAGAAGGCACAAGCGCCTGCACCGCCTCCAGCCAGGAACCATCCTCGGTGAAAGCATCCACCGGAATATTGACGCTGAAGCCGCGCCCGGCTCCCTGGCCCAGTTCAAGTACGTCGCCCGTCCCAGGAAAG
The sequence above is drawn from the Ktedonobacterales bacterium genome and encodes:
- a CDS encoding acetoin utilization protein AcuC — encoded protein: MSQAGDSTQPHNQKAVPRTAASKEAGVLFVHDPQLGQYDFGREHPLRPRRHLLLVDLLETVGILQPGNQEVLIQQEASREELTLVHSPQYVEAVERLSASGGAGARATNGSENAEAQPRQAPAARGADDFTGERVMNPELYGFEMGDNPIFEGMHNVSARIVGGTLAAARAVMAGTARHAFNPTGGLHHAMRDRASGFCIYNDAAVAIAALLREYEARILYVDYDGHHGDGVQWAFYDEPRVMTVSFHETGRYLFPGTGDVLELGQGAGRGFSVNIPVDAFTEDGSWLEAVQALVPSLVAAFHPDVIVSQHGCDTHSWDPLTHLSLTTQATAAQAKLTHELAHEHCQGRWLALGGGGYDIYRVVPRAWALVWSELSGRALPEEIPAAWLDRWQAESQDALPPRFLDDPADFPMKPRRAEIERHNRRVVAQARRLFLPAQVRQAYPHAHPHVPEGPFPAVRPEALSAGVPDLLRLGGQTPEPRVKTLKTARGTILLRDWCPPSLVERLIPDEGLQSFARRADREQELLKRIATRPDSELVVAHTPEGVMVGQVSICAGDGWWEGIHDLYEVAIEVSANWRKLGLAGELLKFALEPAYFAKVILFALGYAWHWDLEQTRLGSMRYGAMIRGLFQKMGFEQMYATEPNLLMDPANIFLARVGADANPESVARFRARLSTPASFY
- a CDS encoding emopamil-binding family protein: MSESTQQTAALASSPEQAKRSARAPIPLSRRRLDLLFVAFFLVNLLFITYIVDIEQIIIPDPFHFQYPIWPPPPLVDMIHWWGRTYDPLLLARPPWWKATIWIDSLFFGPFYACAIYSYIKGKDWIRIPSIIWASVMMTNVIIILSEEIYGPHASPQLVMVILANLAWLVFPIAVIARMSRREHPFTEPAVGT
- a CDS encoding SPFH domain-containing protein: MALAQVISTLGPDGEEIMGPEILLWHYPRNDILNGALLTVESNHFCVLKSRGAILNVFETGQYPIATPQRPIFGSIQQAFYGGQSPWQYEALYINRAKLVVKTRGLALSREMAEMSYDVDYYIHVNTAQDAVRLVQHMPYRGHALTTAEVNVYAGPVVEQAINQVIQVTRLESVNEKIHDLTQVVFQHLQQFLAGYGIALDTVKVLIFPRDERMRSLIALKAFGLSEVDAVRYYTAMLMAQHGIISAPNMAIGQPFNISAGAPLLPGNAISAAPAAPKPSAAPAQPVAPKPAGS